The genomic DNA GTGTCAGCTGTGGCACATGTGGTTAAATCTCCTCCTCTTGACTTGTGGGTAATTTTGCCCACTTTGTACTTTCCTTGGCGTTATCACAGGGTATCTTTGGCCTCTGTGACCAGAAGTTGTGCAAACTTCCCTCACATCTTTAAATACACATGGGCATTTCCAGTCTTGAGGCTGCAGTTCCACATTTTTTGGCAATTTTAAAGTTGCTGCTTGTTGTGTGTTGCATACCGGCTTTCATTTGCTTGCAGCTTGTAAACTTTGTGTTCAGCATTACAACAAACTGACTCCCTGCTATAGTGCATTAAAACAGGATGGCATAGGAACAGTCTGTTTATGTCTTCTCAGTTCGAAAGCTTTTGTGATAACTGCAGCTTTTTGGACTCACAACAAACTGGCTTGAATGCTTGGCATCTGACTTGGTCAAAACATCTTGCTTGAAGCACTGTGAAGCATTCATCCACAGTGCCGTCGTCTCTCCGGTAGAGAACATTACATAACCGCCATCACCTCGTCATCTCTTCACAGCCAGTGGGGAGTCAGAGCAGACTTTCATTCAGTCCTGGGAGGAGGGACAGTCTGTTCACACAGTCAGAGTGGGCCAGCAGGACACTGAGACGAGCTCTCAGACCACCACAGTGACAGAGCTGTTGACGGATGAGCAACAAGGATGGAGAAAGGAAGACTTGTGGTCTGCCCTACTTAATCGCCATCCTCCTTTCCCCTTTGCCCCACCTTTTCATTATGTGAAACAGCCAGGTATTTGCACTTTTGATACCAGCCAGAGGTTATTTTTCAGTTTGCTATCACAAAATCTCATCCCAGAATCTCTGAATCTATCATTATGGCTttgatttcaaagaaaaaaggtgcttaaaatgtattttactgcACCAACCTTGCACTTGATGACATCACTTAATGTACATTGCATTTTCTCAAAGCCTTAAATATAAACCAGACATGTGCGAGTATTTAACCCTGCTTCCAAGCTTTTTCAGTTTGAGGTCTGTGCATGTTTGCTTATTTGGAatgaaaaatgtctcttatgTTTCTCTGACATTGTCAGCTAAGCTCAGCTTGTCAAAAATGAGCTCAATGGATAGACTACTGCAACCATCAACAGCACAGCAAGATGATTGGTTTGTTTACTTCGACCACACCCTGAGCCTTCTCTCCCCTGAACAATGTGAGTttctttgtgtgaaaatgtgacttCTGAACATTTCTTAAAACTTAAACGCAAAACAAGAAACCcttcaaagatttaaaatgttaagcCTTTTAAGGTTCATTAACTTTCCATTTTTGCTCCTCCcagtccctccctctgctcAGATCGAGCTTCGGGAAGAGGATGAGCAGGTCATCTATGATTCAGAGCAAGAGCCGACCAATGAGGAGACAATTAAGAGGCTGCAGGAAATGGTGATGTTGGTAGACAAGCTGACAGAGGCAGAAGGTTTAGAAAGGAATCTAAGGGAAGTGAGGTATTTGGAGGACAGACTCCAGGAAGTGGATGAGATGGCAGAGAAACTTCAGGAAGTAATAGAAGAGGAATTAGGTaaggaggaggtggaaaagTTAAGAGAGGAATTTGCACAGACAGAGCTGGAGCAACAAGTGCGAGTGGGAGGTGTAACAAAAACTGTGGTGATGAAATccataaggagcatagaaaaaCAAGACGGTGAAGAGGATGAACTGGAGCAGCAGATAAAGGAGGTGTTCTTGAAAGGCTTgtatgaggaggaagaggccgAGGGGAAGCAGGAGACTAAAATAGAGGTCATAGGTGAGGGTCAGTTTGATGACAACTTGATAGAGAAGCTGCGTGGGATAGAACAGGAATGGAAGGAGGAAGCTGAGGTCAAGATGTCAGGCGTCCCTGGTACCACTTCTGTAGTAGCTGACCAGAAGGTGGAGCGTAGGACCAAGAAGAGAGTGACTATTGTGGAAGATAGAGAGCCTAATCAAGAAATAATGGTCGGCAGGATGTTAGAAAAAGTTGTAGAGAAGCTGCAGGCTGAGAATGAACGTGAGGCGGCATATGGCGATGTCTGGTTCATACTGTTAGACCGTCCTCCATACACAGCTGTTGTCAAACCACAAGGTACAGTATTTCATTCTGCAAACAGCTTTACATTGATACAACCCTCTGTAATACTACACTATTTCACTGTATTTTCCTTCTTCAATCACACGTAAGGTGTTAAAGTAACAGTAGAGTCTGCCAAAAGTGTTTGAGATGCTGCGATGGATTTGCAATATTTAttcctttttaaatgatttcataCAAGTGAAAACAGTTAACACTGCCCTGCTTCTCTTACGGTGAGGTTTTGGACGATATTTGTGCCAAGGTTCAAAGATTCTCTGTGTTTACTTCCATCATTAGTTGTGACTGTGGAACGTGCTCAGGTGGATGAAGGCGAGTATTTCACCTCAAACACCAAGATTTCAACCTTTGAGGAGAAAATTGAGATTACAGCTCTTCAGAAAAAGACCAAGCTTTTTGTGGAAGAAAGGAAagtggaagaagaggaagtatGGCGTGCCTCTGAGATTCCTCCACAACAGACCGTCATAGAAAGAGACGATGACTGGTTTATTTTGCTGGATGTAATTCCCAGACAAACTCCTTATGTACCACCAGGTATTCTTTGTGCTGCTTTTGGCTTTGCTCTCTTGTGCTTGATTTAGTGCCTGAGGAAATATTTCTCACTGCTTGTATTTCTCCCGACTTTACTTCAGTTTCCTCGAAGAGAAGAGGCGAGTTAGACGCAGAAAGTTTTGTCCTGGTGGTGGAAACTGCAGCTGTGCAGGAGATTGGAGAAGAAGTGTCCGAAGAGAGAAAGATAATAGAAAAGGCaccaagagaactacaagtaaTCCCACTGCAGCCAGTGACAGACAGAGATGATGACTGGTTTGTGTTGCTTGATGTTGTTCCCAGAGAAACATCATATGTTCAACCAGGtacttcaaaaataaatgatttgtgCTTCTCTCACAGCTTTATGAAAGCAAGCAATTATCCTGAGCTTCGCAAACATCCTTAAATCACCCTGTACAGTCCAGTGTGTGAGGATTTTCTCTCTTGTCTTACTTACTGTTTTAGAGCGTGTTGAAGTGTCTCCAGAAGAACGTGTCTCTctggttgaaataaaaaacGTCAAAAAACGGGAGGAAAGCTCAGAAGTTGTGACATCAGGCGTAGAAATGAAACAGCCGCAAAGTGAAAAGCAAGTAGTAGCCCTTCCACAGACTGTGAGACAGATAGAAGATGACTGGTTTTTGCTGCTGGAGGCTTCCACCAGAGAAACATATGTGCAACAAGGTATTGTTGATTTTCCCTCAAATCTCGCAGTTTAAAAGCTATATATACACATTTGTCACATCACAGCTTCATTCTTTATTCATTAGTTACCGCAGAAGAGTATGTTCCTGAAGAAAGCATTTCCGTCCAATCTGACGTAATCAAAGTGGAGTCCAGAGTGAAGGTCGTAGTGGAAGAAATTGCAGGAATTGTGCTTGAGAAAGAGGACAAGAATCTTTCCAAGCAAATCCTTCCAGAGCAGAAAATACCCGAAGCAGTCAGGGAAAGGGATGACGACTGGTTTCTTCTGCTGGATGTCATTCCTAGAGAAACTGAATTTGTGCCTCCAGGTACTTGCCTCCTTCAAATAACTTTTCAAGTCAACAACTATTCAAGGATGAATTTTCTGTATAAAATATACAGCACTTGTCCAATTCTTTTCCTTTTGGCTGAGGCTTGagtgtaagttgtgtttgtttacagcgtCTCTGGCAGCCACAAGCCGAATGTTTGCAACTGTTCAACCTCGAATTGAAGTGAAAAGCACAGAGCAGACGTTGCAGCAGGTTGAGTTTGAGCAGATTACACTGCAGCCTTCACAGCCTCTGCAACAGAAAGATGATGACTGGTTTGGGCTGTTTGATGCTATTCGCGAAGAGGCAGTCATAGTACCATCAGGTATAAAGTTCATAAATGTCTGCACCCTATCATAATTAGTTTACATCGGGTGGATATACTGAAGTTGTTCAGCTTCTTTTGAACCATCTCTGTTTGTGCCAGTTTCTCCTGTTGAGATTGTTCCGGATATGAGGAAGTTGCCGGAGGTTGAGGTGAAAACCACAGAGACCACAACATGGAAGGAGATGATAATTGGTGTGGAGACCAGACAGGTTGAGACACGTTTGTCTGAAATTAGAACAAGTCAAGCTGCACTGCTTTccgagagagaaggaggagacgaTTGGTTTGGTCTGTTCGACATCGTGCGTGAAAAACCTGTTGTCATACCACCAGGTACATTTACAGAAGACTCTTCTTAcactatgataaaaaaaagttgttaagAGGTTGCTTATCtgatttttaaactgaaatagctcaaacaaaaaacaattttaaatgaTATATATTACCTGCATTTCATCTGTTAGTTGCTGTGGTTGAGCGTTTTGTGGATGTGGTAGCAGCTGCTGAACAAAAACCAAAACTCTTCATGGAAGATGTAAAGCATGCTGTTAAGTTTGTGGAGATTGAAGCACCACAACCAAGACAGGTGGACGATGACTGGTTTGTGCTGTTGGATGTTGCAGAAAGGACATCAGGTATTCTATTGTTTGAATTATCTgtaatatatttcatttttctgaatCTGTGTTCTGACTGGGAAGACTTTGTGTGCATTCTACATCAGTGGCTGTGGATGAACGTCTCCGTATACCTGCTGAAGTCAGACCAGCCAAAGTGTTAGACGTCAAAGAGCAGAGAGTTACGGTAGTGGAGGAGAGGTGGCAGCAGGGTAAGGTGGTGCAGCAGAAACCACGCCCGGAAGTgagagaggtggaggatgaTTGGTTTATTCTGCTGGACGTGGCCACTAAGAAATCAGGTATTAATAAAATGACTTAGTCCGTTTACTCATACAAACAGCTATATACAAGTTTATTTTCTTACTTAGTAACTGTGTTACACAAAAAGGaatcatttagtttttaatttaatagttCTGCTTTTATTCAGCTAGGCAGTCTGTTTACTTGAACTTGTAAGGGTACTAATATTTATTGTATTTCCAAAATAATACCTACTTGTGTATGTTATTTAGTCGCTGGCCTTGAGCGTGACCAGTTCCCAGCAGAGAAGAGAGCTCCACCTGCTGCAACCAAAACACTGACTGTTATTTCCAAGATGAGACCTCAGTTTGAGGAACGGATCCTGGATGAAAGACGTCCTGTCACGCATACACATATTCATGATGATTGGTTTGTTCTTCTAGATGTTGGACAAAAGAAGTCAGGTATTTTGttcacagtgtttgttgtttttgcagataAACGGCTCGCTTGCTTTGTTTGCTTCAAGAAACACTTCTTAACATTTGTACAGCACGTCAGCAGGTGTCTGACTGTCCTGCACAAGAGGATATGTCCTCTGATGGCCACGCCTTTCAGCCACGCTGTGTTTTACTACTTGGAAAAAAACGTCTTCTTAATCTCAGCTTTTCGCTGGTTTTACAACATTGAGCTGTGTAGCTCACTGCAGCCTAACATCTTCTACCTTCGCGTCCTTTTCCTAAACTTCACCAGAAATAAGCGATGCTTTTGCTCTTATTCCACTTGGTGGATTTTTGCTTTTGGTCCACTCTTTTCTAGCAAGAGGCGTATCAGGTACAGTATTCCCCTGCAGCGTGTGTTAACACTAAGGCTTGAGACTGTAAGTATAATGTGGCTGTTCACATAGTTGCACTTTTGGCTgtcaatgtgtttttatctgtatCTGTTCAAATGTGCAATTCACTCTATGGGGGACTTATTGTCAAACGTGCTTAAGATTTtgcgccccctcctccccattCCACGATgcattgatttaaaatatatgtTATTAAATTAACGTTTCCATTTTGTCTGTATCCCTTTAGTTGTGAGCACACATAGGGGCACCCGTCCCGTCAGTGCTCCGGTCTTCTCCCAGGCCGCTCTGGCAGAGGCAGGCATCCCCATGGCCCCTTTCGATCAGCCCCAGACCTCCACCCCCATCAAGACCGGCCGtctggaggagaggaagctgGAGGTCACCGTAGAAGCTGTGGAGCCCTCAAAGATCGAGACTGTGGTTGAGGTCAAGGTATTGTATTTCTCAGTCTGTTTCTTTTAATGTCTGTAATGTAATTTTAATGTAATGCATGTTTGCAGTGAAAATTAAGCATCTTATGTGTgtagaccataaatatctcacAGGGTAGACGGTGCAAGCAAAAGGATAgagaatgtttttattatgtctTCCTGCCTTTTTGATAGATAACTATAaaggatacatttttaaatgtaattgctTCATATTCTTCATCTTTAAACTCTCATTGAATAATAGTAGTGAGCAGAGACTGTTCTCTGTGTCTGAGAATGACCTGTGTCTCTCTTGCTGCTGTAGCCAGCAGTGTGGAGAAACCAGAGAGAAGTAAACTCTTCACTGATAACCACCATCAATGGGGACATGCAGGTTAGTGTCAGACACTGGCCTCTGAACAAGTTCGCTGCTCACAAGACTTGTTTCAACTTATagctgaggtgtgtgtgagttaaaGCAGAGGATGCTAACACgtgtccctctctcctcccctggGTTAGCACGAGTCTGAGGCCGTGAGCACGGAGGTGGTGCGAATGCGAAAGGTCAGACTCTTTAGCCTCGTGTGCGTCTCCGTAGCCATTTCTCTACCTCCATTCTTATGATGTTGAGCTTCTCATCCCAAACGAATTCCATCCTCTTCTCATGTTGTGCTTCTGTACAGCTAGGTCTTTAATGAAATCCACAGCAGGTTTGATGCTCATACAGTGTATCTAAAGAGGtagacaaaagtaaaaaaaaaaaaaaaaaaaatgaaataccaGTATATGACTTTTCATATACtggtatttgtatatttttctctCCAAGAATCTTTTAATTCTCATCATTTAGGTTCATTGTTCCTCATTGCTTGCTGTAGTTCTAAACCCTTGAATGCTCACATGCATGACAATAGAATAAATGTACCTTACAAAAAAAGGCATGATATGTGTTTATCACTCTAACATTGTTGCTTTCTCAtcataaaaatagaaaacctAAGACTTAGGTTGTCAGTACTTTGCAGATTGGCCGACACAGCCACCAGAAATATTCTGCATGCAGTCTCGTCACAGCTGTCTGGTCTCTTCCTATTAACACTGTACTGTATTTTTGTAGTTTGCATGTCTCTGGGGGGGGGCAGGTTGATGCAAGCACACAGGGAAACTGAAACAAACCCacactcttttgttcttttcatttttcacagaAAAGAGCTAAGAAAATTGAGGGTGACTCAATTTATATGAGACATAGCCTTTTAATGTTGGAGGTTTGTATTCCTTCAGGAGGCGTCCGTCTCTGTATTTTCTTGCTCTTTGGCACATCGGCTGCTGTTTAATAACACGCTTGCATGTTGCATAATTCACACTTTCTGCGTCAGCTTAATCGATGGCTGtagaaatatttgaaatgtatttgtgtgtgtgtgtttatgtgtgtggcAATGTGACTCTAATCCTGGTGTTTCAGGAGACTGCTGTTGAATTTACAAATAACCAGTATAGAATTATGCTCTAGATTCACCTACAAAGACAAACTTGTTGAGGATGTCTTGCTCTATAGCATCCTAAAATGTTCCTGAATGATCGGCACTGTGATCAGTTAGGATAGTAGGGGAGTGAAAGAGCTTTACCAGGGTCcatttatatatgttttttcttcCAGATCATCAGTATTCTCCTGCTCTGCTTTTGCTATTACTACATCCATCACATTTTGTAACCTGCCATTAGCCATTTTTTTAGCTGTTatgcaaatgaaatgttttggcAATAGAAATAATGTCACAATGAAGTAATGGCACATCTTTGCTCTTGTTCATAAAAGAGATGATGTTTGGATAAACACTTAACATGAAGTTGCTCTTTTGCACCACAATAAGCCATAAATGATAGTGAACACTTTTGTTCTCTGGATAGAATATTGTCCGCAGTACATTTGGAATTAGTATCTTGCTAATGAAGACCAACTTGGTGCTAAATGTTGAGAAATCTGCGCTGCTTCTTTTGCTTTTGATCATGTGTGTGAGATGATCAGTTTTCCGTTTATACTGACGCTTCATCTTTGATGACTTCAACTGCTCTTTGATTTGCAGCCTGTCTTAATAAAGTGTGTCACTGCCAGCCTAATGCTATAAGAATAGCTGTGCATATACTTATAAACTATATAGTTTATAGCTCCTACCCATCCAAGTAATTATCAGCTTTGATAAATCACAGCACTGTCTCCTCTGAATCTTTCATTTATCAACACTAGTTTGACAGCATGAATAAACTGCTGGGCTTGATTTCTAAATTTTATAAAGGAGTTGCTGTTCATCTATCAAGAATCCACATAGTATGATTAAATAGATCAAGGTCCCTTCTTAATTAATGATCCTGTAGAATCACAAATTAATCCTgcttctgctttttatttaatctgcaGTAAAACACAGAAAGCATCATCTaacttattttttctctccGTGTGTTGATCTCTCCCACCTACGAACATATCCCCAATCTTTCCTTTCCCTGCTCATCCAACTTTCACTTCTTACTTGTATGTCTTATTTTCCTCCcttttttgttgtcttgatCAACCATACCCCTCTCCATGCACCCTCCACACCGTCTGTCCCTTCACATCTTTCCTCTGTGTAGGAGTTCGATAAACCTCATGAGGACCTGCTCAAGCATCATGCCAACATCAGCGAGCTGAAGAGGAACTTCATGGAAGCTGTCCCAGAGCAGAGGCCCAATGAGTGGGACAAGCGCCTGTCCACACACTCTCCATTCCGCACCCTGGGGATCAATGGTCAGCCTCTGCCCAGTGCAGATGGGGTAAGTCTCCTCCAGAAACCATCCACCATCAagtccttttttaaaagttgattatttctttacctctctgtgtTAGAACtggtaaaaacaaagaagtacttcatgaaaatatccATCATGTAGAgtaaaaaaatactgaattgACTTGATGAAAACTGTATGTTTTCATGGCTCTGCATTCTCAGGGATTTTTGTAATTCATGTTAAACTGCAGTGCACTTGTGAGAGCAGTGTGCATGGATTTTTAATGGAATAGAAGAACCTGAAATTTTCTCATACATGAAAGTGTTAGTTATTTTAAGACTGCTCTGTTTGGCCTCATTCTATTTTTAAACGATGAACACATCCAAACAAAAGGAATTGATTGAAGAAGGGATCAGGCTCTTCTAGTGGTTGTTCTCATCTCTCTTCTAGTGTAATggattgtgtgtgcatgtacagaCCTATTCAAGGCTTTAGCATGTGGATAACAGAACAGCACATGCATGTGAATGATGAATGCAATTGGACTCGTTGAATGAGGTCTGTACTTTTGTTCATCCCCTTGAAAAAAGACTGTTGTGGGCGAGGCATCTTTTGGGACAGGTTGTCCCCTCTCTGAGAGCACACTTTAGCTCATCTTATCTGCACTGGATGCCTCTGAACCTTGACATGTTTGTACTGCATGACTGACTGACCCGACGATCAGAGTGTACTGCATGACTAAAAGTTGACCCTCTCATGAATTTCTGCACGTTCTGTCTCTGGGCAGAATGAACTCTTCCCCCTTCCtctgttcattcattcattctcttCTGTTTATTTCGCTATGTGCACTTGCACTTTCTTTTATGCACCACATTTTTGGCTGCCGTTTCCTCAACAGCCTCAGTTTTTTTCCATGATGAGACAAAGCCTCATTCACAGTGATATCAGCTGTTTTTTGCCCCATAACTGAcaataaatgcaacaataacATGATTCTGGTATTAAATAGTATAAAACTATaatttttaaaagctttcagCAAAGTTATTCACTGGACTAGAAATATACCCCAAGTCTAATGGAAGCTGCTCTtacatgaataaacaaatgtgaTCTACTGAGGTTCAATGAGCATGCCTTTTGGCGAGACGTTTACTCAACTGCCCCATAACTGTTTGGACCAATTACACTTTTACACTCAGATTAATGCCCCCAAGTTCACTATTCTGTCAGGAGGCATTAGAGCTGCACTAGAATCAGGGCAAAGAAAAGCTGACAGCTCAGATTGTGTAGTGAGGAGATGAATGAGGACACAAATACTACATGTCAAATGTAAGCAGTCAGCAATGTGACACTGGTCAGATGCTGTATGCCTAGTGGAGTGGACACACACCGATTCAAGCCAGTTTTTCATCCACTCATTCCTCAGTTGAGTTTTAAAAGGACCTCCTGTGAGAAACACAACGTTGTAAACAGCTGTAGAGTTATTCCTGCTAATGCTTAGGGGCTTGAATACCAGGGCTCATTAATAATGAGCTACAGCAGGATGCTCAGATGCTAAAGCTATAGGCTCTAAGCTCCTGACAATAACAACAtctaccactgttttctgttaACTTCAGATTCCAGATTTCCAGTTCAGTGCTTTGTTGCTATCTAACTGCCTCCAGCCAAAACAAATGTCATTAACACACAACAACTCACTGCACTCCACTGCCACTCCAAAAGGAGCATCTGCACATTAATGCAATATTGAAACTTTATATTGCATATTGCATATGGCACATTATTCCTATATTGTGCAGGCCTGCTGCCTGAGTGGATgtccttctgtttttgttttcttggacatggaacaaaacaaatgcacGTTAACATGCATGTGTCAATAACGTTTCCATGCTCTGAACTAAAAGAATTACAACCAAATCCCTTTACTGCTCAAATGATGGCTCTGCCATGCCTTATTATGCAACTTATACTTTTACTAGTTAAGTACATTTTCCGtcattgaaaacatttcaaaattcCTCCCTGTCatctctcttccctcctcctcctccccccagTTTGTCATCCGTCTCCCACGCGGCCCCCTGCTAGACTTCTACTCCAAGCGCAGCTGAGGGGCCGTTTCGACCCTGCGGAGCTCCCACacaggtgtgagtgtgactcGTGGAGACCGGGACTAGTCCATCTGTACCCATCAGCCTCTAGCTCActcttctcctcctgtcctTCCTTCGCCTCTTCTTCAACATCACTGTAGCATTCTTCCATCTCCCATCCTCTGCTTCACTTTAGAAGCCGCCCCCTTTTTTTCGGGCTTCTTCGGAACAGGACGTTTGTTCTGTCTGTTTCCAACTGCAAATCTAAAGACTTTTTTTGTCCGACCAAAACTGTTCTCCAAAGACTGATTACGACTGGATATGACAATCAACAAACTCTTAtacatttttgtgatttttgacGCATTTGTCTCTTAGACTTTTATTCAACCAGTGTTACCTAACTACTGACTTTTATCTAGAGGTTTTTAATGTCATACCATATCACTTTGAGCCTGCTTTTATACACATCTTGAGGTGCATTTATATATTGGTTGTGTTGGATAAGCTGATCACTGTGATGACATTTTTGGACAtgattttaaacacatgaaTTATGCACTAAACACAGCAGTCTTGTAATCAGAATATTCTAGTATTTCTAGTATTTCCTGTGATTGGAGACCTGAGGCAGCTTTATTGTAATACTTCTTAACCTCCTCGTCCTGCACAAGTCTTTGGCAAGGCAGTATGTAGCAAAAATATTCCTGGTTGCATGACCTCTTGACAATCAACTTTGACCAAGAATAAAAGTCCTCCCATATACAACTCATATTGTAGTTTTGTTCCTTTCAAGGACCCTGGGATTGTATAAATGCAGTGTCAGATTATTCATCACTTTTCAGTTAACTATCCATCAAAAATAGTCATGGGCATGCCATTTCTTAATTGTAAATACTTATTGAAAGAAAATTAAAgccaagaaaaaaatatcaatattaaTATGAAAGATAGTCATGGATGAGGTAAACAATATGTAGCAGGACTTCTATGTAATAGCGATCCTATTTAGAACCTGAAGCACATGTAGGAGCATAagtatgaaaaagaaaactggtTATAAAGGGATACAGTTTTGTTCAGCAGTGGAATTACAGCAGTGTCTATGTCGTCACATAACATGTAATGCAGTGTGTTTAGATACTGTACATGCCATTGTAAATAgatacatattttaaacatgcatGCATTTATGTGAAAATAAGTTATAGACCGTGTAAGAAGAAAATGCTTGGCCCATCCCATGACTACATAGTGACTGAGTTATGTCTTTTTTAGAGTGCGTGCATTAGTCTCCTTTGCAATGGTTCAGAGACGAAGGCTTCGCATACCAAAACCAGCACCAACGTGGGCTTTTCAGGCAAAACGAGTCCCACTGTGAGCCACACGGGTGAGCCTGATAGTGGTGATTCCCACCTCGGTGATCCAGTTGAGGAAGAGTCTTTTGATCAGGAGGAGGTCGTAGTGTTTGAGACCTCCTTACTGCCCATCATAGAGGAGGAGATGGCGCAGCTGCCTCCCTCCCTCGACCCCTGCTGTAGAGGTTTAAATGAgacccaagaagaagaagaagaaggatcaAACCCAGAAGTGATGGAGGGCTCGGGGAGGATAGTTGGATCTTCCCAAGCTTCCTATTTCAGGAGCGATGGTCCACGGGTCATATGCTGCTTCCAGGTAGCCTCATGACCACCTCAGGGTGACACTGACTCTTTCACTGCTTGCCTGCTGTATAATCCAAAGGCTGCCCCACCTGCTCACTCCCTTGCAGCACCATGACAATTGAAAACTTGAATTGGTTCAGCTCACTAAACAGTGTAGTGTGATTAACCAGTAAGATTATCACGTTAAAATGTAACTGAATGCTGCAGAGGGGTGTGCTAAGCTCTCCACTATGGTGATGGGTCACTTTAACACTAGCACATTCTTCTCTGCCCCAAAATGACATTGACATCACTTTCGTCATCTTTCTTATTGCTTTGATAATTTCCATTTCCCCGTTTCTTCGGTTGTATCTGGTGGTGGGA from Labrus mixtus chromosome 11, fLabMix1.1, whole genome shotgun sequence includes the following:
- the LOC132984087 gene encoding uncharacterized protein LOC132984087 isoform X13; translation: MATMTTEASAVSEADTEGKQKASGAEPEPEPEPENKQKPEAAVSDPEGEPSSKKAQEQTAEPGTAEVVTSPEEEQLKPRTRTSAGKGLSRLFSSFLKRRSQCSEGEGFEAEKAREDKADTEEKADKTGEKKEGEVKGEEEEAKVEEKKPEEKPEEKPEAKEVKKKDEGNVEKKEEKKKEEEKVEKKGSKKKKKEAKKKVEKKDADKVKQEEVKREEEKVKKEDKKDDEQVKKDEEKDEENVKKEEKKEDEKVNKEEKKEDEKVNKEEKKEDEKAQQSVEKEEDKSETKEEKEPTDVKDKEAEAEKKESKEGENTDKKVAKRKEKEEKVKKKEEEKAKRKAEEEERHKKREEEKAKKKEEEKAREAEKAKKKEEEKAKEAEKAKKKEEEKAKEAEKAKKKEEEKAKEAEKAKKKEEEKAKKKEEEKIKEEPTKKDEEKVKEEVKKKDEEKEEEKTEKKQKKEEEKGKKKEKGKNKGKKEGKSLSDEQVKAPIAAPEPELKTEPEAEQAPDQHSVSSAEAQPAQEKHKDEESINKEPDAVEEVKEEDTEKKEEEPTEQNNDAKEEEKAKEVTKKEKPAKEKKTEKKPEEAKGSKRLKTMQCKVTLLDDTLFECELDKHAKGQELITKVCDHVNLLEKDYFGLAHGEATTSKTWLEATKEIRKQVPGAVYEFTFNVKFYPPDPAQLTEDLTRYFLCVQLRKDIMSGVLPCSFVTLSLLGSYAAQSELGEYDPETHGTDYVKDLSLAPGQSKELEDKVMELHRTYRSMSPAQADMLFLENAKKLAMYGVDLHQAKDLDGVDITLGVCSNGLMVYKDKLRINRFPWPKVLKISYKRSSFFIKIRPSELEQYESTIGFKLPNYKASKKLWKVCVENHTFFRVPTVEPPSSRRFLVLGSKFRYSGRTQAQTRQASSMIDRPAPRFTRSASKRLSRNLDGSMSAGDETLQLLQQLSASVRTEVDDWSLKLTSDQPRPSSEFPASGESEQTFIQSWEEGQSVHTVRVGQQDTETSSQTTTVTELLTDEQQGWRKEDLWSALLNRHPPFPFAPPFHYVKQPAKLSLSKMSSMDRLLQPSTAQQDDWFVYFDHTLSLLSPEQFPPSAQIELREEDEQVIYDSEQEPTNEETIKRLQEMVMLVDKLTEAEGLERNLREVRYLEDRLQEVDEMAEKLQEVIEEELGKEEVEKLREEFAQTELEQQVRVGGVTKTVVMKSIRSIEKQDGEEDELEQQIKEVFLKGLYEEEEAEGKQETKIEVIGEGQFDDNLIEKLRGIEQEWKEEAEVKMSGVPGTTSVVADQKVERRTKKRVTIVEDREPNQEIMVGRMLEKVVEKLQAENEREAAYGDVWFILLDRPPYTAVVKPQVVTVERAQVDEGEYFTSNTKISTFEEKIEITALQKKTKLFVEERKVEEEEVWRASEIPPQQTVIERDDDWFILLDVIPRQTPYVPPVSSKRRGELDAESFVLVVETAAVQEIGEEVSEERKIIEKAPRELQVIPLQPVTDRDDDWFVLLDVVPRETSYVQPERVEVSPEERVSLVEIKNVKKREESSEVVTSGVEMKQPQSEKQVVALPQTVRQIEDDWFLLLEASTRETYVQQVTAEEYVPEESISVQSDVIKVESRVKVVVEEIAGIVLEKEDKNLSKQILPEQKIPEAVRERDDDWFLLLDVIPRETEFVPPASLAATSRMFATVQPRIEVKSTEQTLQQVEFEQITLQPSQPLQQKDDDWFGLFDAIREEAVIVPSVSPVEIVPDMRKLPEVEVKTTETTTWKEMIIGVETRQVETRLSEIRTSQAALLSEREGGDDWFGLFDIVREKPVVIPPVAVVERFVDVVAAAEQKPKLFMEDVKHAVKFVEIEAPQPRQVDDDWFVLLDVAERTSVAVDERLRIPAEVRPAKVLDVKEQRVTVVEERWQQGKVVQQKPRPEVREVEDDWFILLDVATKKSVAGLERDQFPAEKRAPPAATKTLTVISKMRPQFEERILDERRPVTHTHIHDDWFVLLDVGQKKSVVSTHRGTRPVSAPVFSQAALAEAGIPMAPFDQPQTSTPIKTGRLEERKLEVTVEAVEPSKIETVVEVKPAVWRNQREVNSSLITTINGDMQHESEAVSTEVVRMRKKRAKKIEGDSIYMRHSLLMLEEFDKPHEDLLKHHANISELKRNFMEAVPEQRPNEWDKRLSTHSPFRTLGINGQPLPSADGETDDGTEDKDGTTTSSSKTVTSEDIGGTSVTTTTTHISKVVKSGSSETRVEKRIVITADSDMDQDKEKAAGASAL